The genomic region TCCTGTTCTACGGATTGGACTGGGTCGCCACCGTTCCACCGACGATCGCCCTGTGTCGCATGGCATTCGGTGATCAGGGGCCAGTGGTCTTCGGCTGGGTGTTCGCCTCCCACCAGATCGGCGCAGCCATCGCAGCCGGGTTGACCGGCCTGGTGCGGGACAAGTTGGGCAACTACGACCTCGCGTGGTACGTGGCGTCGGCCCTGTGTCTGTTCGCAGCTGCGATGTGCCTGGCCGTTCGACGGGTGACCCAGGATCCGGAACCCGCCGTGTCCCCGGCGAGCGTGGTGTCCCTGCAGAAACTGATGCAGGTCAACGGATCCGGGACGAATGCCGATGCTGATCGCGCGAGCTGAACAGCCACCACAGCCCGGCGAGCGGCAGGATCACCGGGATGAAGACGTAGCCGTAGCCGAACTTCGACCAGACGGTGTCGTGCGGGAAGGCGCCGGGATCGATGAGTGAGGCCGCGCCGATCGTCAGCACACCCACCAGCTCGATGACGACGGCCACCCAGGTCAACCGCCTCGACCACGGTTGCCGGCTGCCGAGACCCACCGTTGCGGCGATGTAGACCAGACCCGAGAACAACGACAGTGAGTAGGCCAGCGGCGCGTCGTCGAACTGGGTCGCGAGCTGGACGCCGGCCCGCGCTGTCGCCGCGAGCGCGAAGATTCCGTAGACCACGGACAACAACCGCCGCGGACCGTCGCTGGCGGGTGCCGGATCGATCGCGGTGCCGGTCCCATCGGGGGTCCTCAGCTCGGTGCTCTCCAGCTCGGTGCTCTCCAGCTCGGTGCTGCCCAGGTCGGGAGAGCCGGCGGCGCGCTCCGAGTGTGCTGGTTCGGACGGTGCTGGTTCGGACGGTGCTGGTTCGGACGGTGCTGGCTCAACCACGAACCCTCCAGAGTTGGTACAACCGCAGGGTCATCACGGCGACGACCAGGCAGGTGAAGGCAAGTGCGGTCGAGCCCCACCGGGTTCGCTCCACCCTCGCGGCCCAGATGCCCGCGGGTAGCGGGACGAGGATACCGATCGAGTAGGCGATGAAGGTGACGCTTTCGCCGAGCCCGGCGCCGGGTGCCCGGAACCAGGCGATCACCGACTGGGCGAGCACCGCCACCTGCAGCACGCCGGCCGCCACGATCTGCCACCGGGCCGACGGGCGGCGCAGGTACGCCCACCCTCCGGTGACGGCAGCAAGAAGCAGCCCGAAGCCGAGCACCGTCATGGAAGCGGACGTGAACACAGACCGAACGGTATCCGTCCCGGTCGCCGGCCCTGATCCTCGGGCCTGACCGGCTGACCGGCTGACCGGCTGACCGGCTGACCGGCTGACCGCCTGTCGGTCCGGCGGGACCAGCGGCAGGCGTCGGGATTGCTACCGTCGCGGTGTGGCTTCCCTCCCGTCCGACGATCCCACCGTCGACGGGCAGCCGTCCGCGGAGCCCCCCGTCGTGCACCGGCTGCTCGCCCCCGCGGCACTGCTGCTGGGCGCTCTGCTGATCGGCGGTGCCGGCGCGGTCGGGGTGATCCAGACCAGCGGCGCGACCGGTGCGACGTCCGTCCCTGCCGCAGTCTGGGTGGTGGCGCTGCCGGGGATCCTCGCGGCCGTGGTGACCATCGTCCGGCCCCGTCTCGGTGCTGCCTTCGCGGCGGGAGCGGGGGCGTTGGCGGTGGTGCGGTTGCTCACGGATCTCTTCGTGCTCGTCGTGCCGGCCCAGGTGGTCAGGCCCGAGTTCTACTTCCCGAGCAGCACCCAGGTGCATCCGATGGGCGCGTCCTTCTTCGGCGCGGCATTGTTGATCGTCGGGGATCTGCTGCTGGTGGCCGGCGGCGTGCTGGGACTGCGCGCCGCCGATCGGAGCGTGCGCGGCCGGCTGGCCCCGGTAGGGCAGGCCCCGGACGGATCCGGGACCCAGTCCAGGTCTTCGTCGGACACGGCGTTCTCGTTCGGTTCCCGACCTGACCCGGTTCCCGCCGAGACCGGATCGCCGGTGGCGTCGGTGAATGTCCGGATGGTGGCGGTCGGACTGTTGGGGGTGGCGATCGCGGTCGTGCTCACCGTGCAGGTCCCGTACGTGGGCGGCTACCTCGACGATTTCTATGCCATCCCATCGGATCTCGGATCAACGCTCGGGCCGTTCCTGTTGGCGCTCTTGTCGGCGGGTGTGGTGATCCGGGCCGCCGGGTTCCCCCGCGCGATGGCGACCGCACTGCTCGCCGGCGCGGCGGCGATGTTCCTGGTGCCGATGCTGACTGCGGTGCTGGCGGTCTCCGGTGGGGCGCGGACCGCGCTCGCCACGGCGCCGCTGTTGCTGCCGATCGGTCTGCTCGTGATGATCGGCGCCGGCGTGCTCAGTGCGGTGCGGTGGGCAGACCCAGTCCCAGTCCCCGCGGCGTCGACGCGACGCACCCAGCTGGACGCCGCCCCGGGCCGCTCGCGGGCAGCCGCTGCCGGCACGTCTGCCGTTCCGAAGTCTGCTGCTCCGAAGTCTGCCGCCGGCAAATCTGCTGCTCCGAAGTCTGGCGCCGGGAAGTCTGGCGCCGGGAAGTCTGCTGCTCCGAAGTCTGGCGCCGGGAAGTCTGGCGCCGGGAAGTCTGGCGCCGGGAAGTCTGGCGCCGGGAAGTCTGCCGCCGCAAAATCTGCCGCCGCGAATTCTCGCGGATCGACACGGTCCGGTCCTGCTGCTGCCCTCGCCGGCCCGGATGCTGGCACGACAGCCCCGTACGCGGCGCGCCCCAGTGAGCCGATCGGTCTGATCGGCGCGGGGTTGGCAGCGCTCGCCGGCGTTGCGGCGCTCCTGGCGCCGGCCTCCGGGATGCTGCTGATCAACGGTCGCACGCCGGGATCCGAGCAGAAGAACTTCTTGCGCACCGGCCCGGTGGTCGGGTCCGGTGTCGACAGCGTGCTTGCCGTCCCGGCGATCGTCGCGGGGGTCTCGTTGATCGGCTGCGCGCTCGTGGTGGTGCTCGGGCGGGTGCTGCGGCGGGAGTCGGTGGTAGCTGCTGCCAGGACGGCATCGGTGCTGGTGGTGGTCCTGCCGTTGGTCGCAGTCGCCGGGCCGCTCTCCAGCCTCGCGGTTTTGTCGACGGGTCAGGCCCAGGCCGCCCAGGCGCTGTCGGGCAACGCGCCCGCAGGATTCGAGGTCGATGTCTGGACTTCAGGCCACGGGGTCTGGTTGTTGGTCGCGGCCCTGGCGCTCGGGCTCGTTGCTGCAACCTGTTCGAGCACCGCTCTCTCTCGACGCAGCGAGGAGCTGACCTGGGGCCCGGACGACGATGCTGCGGACGCCGAGCGTCGCCGCCGCTGGTCGATGGCCGCAGCGGTGATCGCACTGGCGTTGCTGGGTACCTCCTTCACCGGGTGGGAGCTGCCGCTGGGCGCTGCATCCACATTCTTCTCCGGTGACGCCGCCTGGACGTGCTGGTTGCTCGTCCTCGGAGCCACGGTGGCCGCGGTGCTGATAGCGGTCGCGCGGTCGGCGGCAGTCGTCCTCGGTGCTGTGGTCGGAGCGGCGATCCTGCTGGCCTCCCGGCTGATCGTTCCGTCGGGCATCGTCGGCGCGCCGGGATTCGTCCGCCCCTGGGGCTGGTACCTGGGGTGCCTCGCGGTGCTGGCCATCCTCGCCATCGGCATCCTCACCGCCGGGTGGGTCGGCACCCTCGCTCGGGAAGCCGCCATGGGGAGCGCTCCCCATGTGGACAACCGGCCGAAACCGATCCGGGAGCGCTAGCGTCGGAGCAGACAGGGAGCGGCCGATACGGCCGTCCCGGGTACGCACCGATCAAATGAGTGGCTGCGGGCGTGTCACGTCCATGAGGCTGGGAGGAACGACCATGACTGCAGGCGTTTTCGCGTTCAACGAGGACAGCGGCAAGACCGTCAAGAGCAACATCGGCACCCTGATGACCGACCTGACCTCCACGTTGTCCGATCTCGACAACTTCGTGGTCAAGGTCAAGGCCGACTGGGACGGCGACGAGATGGAGACGTACAACACCACCTACACCGGCTGGAAGACCAATGCCGATCAGGTGAAGGAGATCCTGGACGGGGTCGGACAGGCCATCGGCTCGGTGAACGAGGGTGTCCACGAGATGCGGGAGAGCGTGCGCTCCTCGCTCAAGGAAGAGGGCTGACGCTCCGGCCGACGGTCGGGGTGGGAAAGCTCACCGCACGCGGATTCGTCCAGCGCAGTCCGCGTCAGTAGGGTTTGTCGCGGCGGTCCACGGCGCGACCGGCCTGCTCCGGCGTGAAGTCATCGCCCGCAGGGATCGATGTGAATCGACGTCGCGCTGACCGCTGACGCGTTCATCGAACCCTCGGGAGCACATGTGGACCTGTACGAGTACCAGGCCAAGGAAATGTTCACCGCGCACGGCGTTCCGGCACCCGCCGGCACCGTCGCAACCACCGTCGAAGATGCTGTCGCCGCAGCCGAGAAGTACGGCCCGCCGGTGATGGTGAAGTCGCAGGTCAAGATCGGTGGCCGCGGCAAGGCCGGCGGCGTGAAGTTCTCGCCGAGCATCGACGCCGCCCGGCAGAACGCCGAAGCGATCCTGGGCCTGGACATCAAGGGCCACATCACCCGCCAGATCCTGATCACCCCCGCCAGCGACATCGAGGCGGAGTACTACGTCTCGTTCCTGCTCGACCGGTCCAACCGCACGTACCTGGCGATGGCCACGCACGAGGGCGGCATGGAGATCGAGCAGCTCGCCGAGGAGCGCCCCGACGCGCTCGCCAGGATCCCGGTCGACGCCATCACCGGCGTCGACGCGGCCAAGGCCGCCGAGATCGCCGATGCCGGCAAGTTCCCCGCCGAGGTCCGCGACCAGGTCATCGAGGTCCTGCAGGGCCTGTGGAAGACGTTCGTCGCCGAGGACGCAACGCTCGTCGAGGTCAACCCGCTCGTCAAGGACGGCGACGGCAAGGTCGTCGCGCTCGACGGCAAGGTCAGCCTGGACGACAACGCCGGCTTCCGTCATCCCGATCACGCCGCGCTCGCCGACGATGCCGCCGGTGACCCGCTGGAGAACAGGGCCAAGTCGCTCGACCTCAACTACGTCAAGCTCGACGGCGAGGTCGGCATCATCGGCAACGGTGCCGGGCTCGTCATGTCGACCCTCGATGTCGTCGCGTACGCCGGTGAGCACCATGGCGGCGTCAAGCCCGCCAACTTCCTCGACATCGGCGGCGGCGCCAACGCCCAGGTGATGGCCAACGGACTCGACATCATCCTGTCCGACGACCAGGTCAAGGCGGTGTTCGTCAACGTCTTCGGCGGCATCACCGCGTGCGACGAGGTCGCCCAGGGCATCGTCGGTGCGCTCGAGCTGCTGGGCGATGCTGCGACCAAGCCGCTGGTCGTCCGGCTCGACGGCAACAACGTCGAGAAGGGTCGCCAGATCCTGAACGACCGCAACCACCCGCTCGTCACCCTGGCCGACACGATGGACGCCGGTGCCGATCTCGCTGCAGCCAAAGCTGCTGGTAAGTAAGGGATCTCAAGAACATGTCGATCTTTCTGAACAAGGACTCCCGGATCATCGTCCAGGGCATCACCGGCGGGATGGGTGCCAAGCACACCGCGCTGATGATGGACTCCGGTGCCAACATCGTGGGAGGCGTCAACGCCCGCAAGGCCGGCACCACGGTCACCCACAAGAACGCCGAGGGCACCGACGTCGAACTGCCGGTGTTCGCAGGAGTCGCCGAGGCCATCGAGAAGACCGGGGCGAACGTCTCCGTCGCCTTCGTTCCGCCGGCCTTCTCCAAGGACGCTGTCGTCGAGGCCATCGACGCCGAGATTCCGCTGCTGGTGATCATCACCGAAGGCATCCCGGTGCAGGACTCCGCGTGGTTCTGGCAGTACTGCCAGAACAAGGGCAACAAGACCCGGATCATCGGGCCGAACTGCCCCGGCATCATCACCCCGGGCGAGTCGCTCGCAGGCATCACACCGCACACCATCACCGGTTCCGGTCCGGTCGGCCTGGTCTCGAAGTCGGGCACGCTGACCTACCAGATGATGTACGAGCTGCGTGATCTCGGCTTCTCCACCGCCATCGGCATCGGCGGCGACCCGATCGTCGGCACCACGCACATCGACGCGCTCGCCGCGTTCGAGGCCGACCCCGACACCAAGGCCATCGTGATGATCGGCGAGATCGGTGGTGACGCCGAGGAGCGGGCAGCTGCCTACATCAAGGAGCACGTGACGAAGCCGGTCGTCGGCTACGTCGCCGGCTTCACCGCCCCCGAGGGCAAGACCATGGGCCACGCCGGCGCCATCGTCTCCGGCTCCGCCGGAACCGCCCAGGCGAAGAAGGAGGCCCTCGAGGCCGCCGGTGTTCGCGTCGGCAAGACCCCCACCGAGACCGCCAACCTGATGCGCGAGCTGCTGGCGTCCTCCTGATCAGCCCGGTTCGGCGCTGATCCGAACGCTTTCGACGAGCCCGTCGCACCGCTTCGCTGCGGTCGG from Nakamurella sp. A5-74 harbors:
- a CDS encoding pentapeptide repeat-containing protein; protein product: MDLESCGRVARQRLGGLGLTRRQNREAGERPGDCDQRQDHHQHRCRPGSSYHRLPPQHPPEHHHERAADQRDPRDDRRDGKHAVDTGPDHRAGAQEVLLLGSRRATVDQQHPGGRRQERRNAGERCQPRADQTDRLTGARRVRGCRASIRAGEGSSRTGPCRSARIRGGRFCGGRLPGARLPGARLPGARLPGARLRSSRLPGARLPGARLRSSRFAGGRLRSSRLRNGRRAGSGCPRAARGGVQLGASRRRRGDWDWVCPPHRTEHAGADHHEQTDRQQQRRRGERGPRPTGDRQHRSQHRHQEHRRRAGEQCGRHRAGEPGGPDHHTRRQERQQERPER
- a CDS encoding WXG100 family type VII secretion target, with protein sequence MTAGVFAFNEDSGKTVKSNIGTLMTDLTSTLSDLDNFVVKVKADWDGDEMETYNTTYTGWKTNADQVKEILDGVGQAIGSVNEGVHEMRESVRSSLKEEG
- the sucC gene encoding ADP-forming succinate--CoA ligase subunit beta; the protein is MDLYEYQAKEMFTAHGVPAPAGTVATTVEDAVAAAEKYGPPVMVKSQVKIGGRGKAGGVKFSPSIDAARQNAEAILGLDIKGHITRQILITPASDIEAEYYVSFLLDRSNRTYLAMATHEGGMEIEQLAEERPDALARIPVDAITGVDAAKAAEIADAGKFPAEVRDQVIEVLQGLWKTFVAEDATLVEVNPLVKDGDGKVVALDGKVSLDDNAGFRHPDHAALADDAAGDPLENRAKSLDLNYVKLDGEVGIIGNGAGLVMSTLDVVAYAGEHHGGVKPANFLDIGGGANAQVMANGLDIILSDDQVKAVFVNVFGGITACDEVAQGIVGALELLGDAATKPLVVRLDGNNVEKGRQILNDRNHPLVTLADTMDAGADLAAAKAAGK
- the sucD gene encoding succinate--CoA ligase subunit alpha; protein product: MSIFLNKDSRIIVQGITGGMGAKHTALMMDSGANIVGGVNARKAGTTVTHKNAEGTDVELPVFAGVAEAIEKTGANVSVAFVPPAFSKDAVVEAIDAEIPLLVIITEGIPVQDSAWFWQYCQNKGNKTRIIGPNCPGIITPGESLAGITPHTITGSGPVGLVSKSGTLTYQMMYELRDLGFSTAIGIGGDPIVGTTHIDALAAFEADPDTKAIVMIGEIGGDAEERAAAYIKEHVTKPVVGYVAGFTAPEGKTMGHAGAIVSGSAGTAQAKKEALEAAGVRVGKTPTETANLMRELLASS